A window of Halomonas sp. H10-9-1 contains these coding sequences:
- a CDS encoding IS110 family transposase, translated as MNITRVGVDIAKSVFHVHGVDRHDQVQWQGKYTREKWLNAVSKRVPAGAEIGMEACASSHFWARALQARGYRVKLIAAQFVTPYVKSNKNDRVDAEAICEAMGRPSMRFVAVKSVAQQDTQAAHRIREELVRQRTAKANQIRGLVGEYGLVAPVGIGQLRAALPRWLEAADNGLTDAFRVLLAGLAEDLRHLDERIATVTASLERQAKTDPVAKRLMTLQGIGPLTATALAGALGDGKSFRRGRDFAASLGLTPRQHSTGGRDRLLGISKRGDSYLRKLLVHGARSVLRHVGTKDDGLSQWVRHLAEHKHANVAVVALANKTARIAWAVTRHETAYDASLASRLSA; from the coding sequence ATGAACATTACCCGTGTCGGCGTCGATATCGCAAAGTCTGTTTTTCATGTCCACGGCGTCGATCGCCATGATCAGGTGCAGTGGCAAGGTAAGTACACCCGCGAAAAATGGCTGAATGCGGTCAGCAAGCGGGTGCCGGCGGGAGCCGAGATCGGCATGGAAGCCTGTGCCTCGTCTCACTTCTGGGCGCGGGCCCTGCAGGCGCGGGGCTATCGCGTCAAGTTGATCGCCGCACAGTTCGTGACGCCCTACGTGAAGAGCAACAAGAATGACCGGGTCGACGCCGAAGCGATCTGTGAAGCCATGGGGCGGCCCAGTATGCGCTTCGTGGCCGTCAAGAGCGTCGCTCAGCAGGATACCCAGGCGGCACACCGCATTCGTGAAGAGCTGGTACGGCAGCGCACGGCCAAGGCCAACCAGATACGCGGGCTGGTGGGGGAGTATGGCCTGGTCGCTCCGGTGGGTATCGGTCAGTTGCGTGCCGCCCTGCCTCGCTGGCTGGAAGCGGCAGACAACGGGCTGACGGATGCCTTTCGTGTCCTGCTTGCCGGCCTTGCCGAGGATCTGCGCCACCTGGATGAGCGCATCGCGACGGTCACGGCAAGCCTCGAGCGACAGGCCAAGACCGACCCCGTGGCCAAGCGGCTGATGACGCTGCAGGGTATCGGTCCACTGACCGCCACCGCGCTGGCCGGCGCCCTCGGCGATGGCAAGAGCTTTCGGCGCGGGCGAGATTTTGCCGCCTCGCTCGGCTTGACGCCGCGACAGCACAGCACCGGGGGGCGAGACCGCCTGCTGGGCATCAGCAAACGCGGCGACAGTTACCTGCGCAAGCTACTGGTGCATGGCGCGCGCTCGGTGCTCCGGCATGTGGGCACCAAGGACGACGGCCTGAGCCAGTGGGTCAGGCACCTGGCCGAGCACAAGCATGCCAATGTGGCGGTCGTCGCACTGGCCAACAAGACGGCACGGATCGCCTGGGCGGTAACCCGCCATGAGACGGCCTATGATGCGTCGCTGGCGTCGCGGCTGTCGGCATGA
- a CDS encoding bifunctional allantoicase/(S)-ureidoglycine aminohydrolase produces the protein MNQRTYYAPHGGHPPQTQLLSDRAVFTQAYAFIPRGVMRDIVTSNLPFWEKTRLWVLARPLSGFAETFSQYIMEVSPGGGSERPEPDPEAEGVLFVVEGEMTLTLAGERHRMVPGGYAFLPPGCHWQVRNEADAPVRFHWVRKAFERVEGIEVPEPFVVNENDIAPSEMPGTEGRWATTRFVDPDDVRHDMHVNIVTFQPGAVIPFDETHVMEHGLYVLEGKAVYHLNQEWVEVEAGDFMWLRAFCPQACYAGGPGPFRYLLYKDVNRHPKLRLGGR, from the coding sequence ATGAACCAACGCACCTACTATGCCCCGCACGGCGGGCATCCGCCCCAGACCCAGCTGCTCTCCGACCGGGCGGTGTTCACCCAGGCCTACGCCTTCATCCCCCGGGGGGTGATGCGCGATATCGTCACCAGCAACCTGCCGTTCTGGGAGAAGACCCGGTTGTGGGTGCTGGCGCGCCCGCTCTCCGGCTTCGCCGAGACCTTCTCCCAGTACATCATGGAGGTCTCCCCAGGCGGCGGCAGCGAGCGCCCCGAGCCCGATCCCGAAGCCGAGGGAGTGCTCTTCGTGGTGGAGGGCGAGATGACCCTGACCCTGGCCGGCGAGCGCCACCGCATGGTGCCCGGCGGCTACGCTTTCCTGCCGCCGGGCTGCCATTGGCAGGTGAGGAATGAAGCGGACGCCCCGGTGCGCTTCCACTGGGTGCGCAAGGCCTTTGAGCGGGTCGAAGGCATCGAGGTGCCCGAGCCCTTCGTGGTCAACGAGAACGACATCGCCCCCAGCGAGATGCCGGGTACCGAGGGGCGCTGGGCCACCACCCGCTTCGTCGACCCCGACGACGTGCGCCACGACATGCACGTCAACATCGTCACCTTCCAGCCCGGCGCGGTGATCCCCTTCGACGAGACCCACGTCATGGAGCACGGCCTCTACGTGCTCGAGGGCAAGGCGGTCTACCACCTCAACCAGGAGTGGGTGGAGGTCGAGGCCGGCGACTTCATGTGGCTGCGCGCCTTCTGCCCACAGGCCTGCTACGCCGGCGGCCCGGGCCCGTTCCGCTACCTGCTCTACAAGGACGTCAACCGCCACCCCAAGCTGCGCCTGGGTGGCCGCTGA
- the puuE gene encoding allantoinase PuuE, producing MTLVSATEYPRDLIGHGRTPPHANWPGKARIAVQFVLNYEEGGENCVLHGDEGSEQFLSEIIGAASYPDRHLSMESIYEYGSRVGVWRILREFERRGLPLTVFGVAMALERHPEVAHAFKELGHEIACHGYRWIHYQNVPEHVEREHLQKAVAIFQRLYGEKPQGWYTGRDSPNTRRLVLDEGGFLYDSDYYGDDLPFWTREADSQGIEHNHLIVPYTLDTNDMRFAAPQGFNTADHFFTYLRDAFDVLYAEGEEAPKMLSVGMHCRLLGRPGRFRALQRFLDHIEAHDRVWVARRVDIARHWAEHHPAPAR from the coding sequence ATGACGTTGGTTTCTGCCACTGAATACCCCCGTGACCTGATCGGCCATGGCCGCACTCCGCCCCATGCTAATTGGCCCGGCAAGGCCCGCATTGCCGTACAGTTCGTGCTCAACTACGAGGAGGGCGGCGAGAACTGCGTGCTCCACGGCGACGAAGGCTCCGAGCAGTTCCTTTCCGAGATCATCGGTGCGGCCAGCTATCCGGATCGCCATCTGAGCATGGAGTCGATCTACGAATACGGCTCCCGCGTCGGCGTATGGCGCATCCTGCGCGAGTTCGAGCGCCGCGGCCTGCCGCTGACCGTGTTCGGCGTGGCCATGGCGCTGGAGCGCCACCCCGAGGTGGCCCACGCCTTCAAGGAACTGGGGCACGAAATCGCCTGTCACGGCTATCGCTGGATCCACTATCAGAACGTGCCCGAACACGTCGAGCGTGAGCACCTGCAGAAGGCCGTGGCGATCTTTCAGCGCCTCTACGGCGAAAAGCCCCAAGGCTGGTATACCGGCCGCGACAGCCCCAACACCCGCCGCCTGGTGCTCGACGAAGGCGGCTTCCTCTATGACAGCGACTACTACGGCGATGACCTGCCGTTCTGGACCCGCGAGGCCGACAGCCAGGGCATCGAGCACAACCATCTGATCGTGCCCTACACCCTGGACACCAACGACATGCGCTTCGCCGCGCCCCAGGGCTTCAACACCGCCGACCACTTCTTCACCTACCTGCGTGACGCCTTCGACGTGCTCTACGCGGAGGGCGAGGAGGCCCCCAAGATGCTCTCCGTCGGCATGCACTGCCGCCTGCTGGGGCGTCCCGGCCGCTTCCGCGCCCTGCAGCGCTTCCTCGACCATATCGAGGCCCACGACCGGGTGTGGGTGGCGCGCCGCGTGGATATCGCCCGACACTGGGCGGAGCATCACCCGGCGCCCGCGCGCTGA
- a CDS encoding GntR family transcriptional regulator has protein sequence MNQRQEAPSRRGKNGDGAERHATIHRAISDAIIEHRLKPGARLREDALAEVFGVSRTGIRKILQRLALEQLVTLTPRRGASVTRPTAEEARDVFDARQMVECGLMPEVARRITVDEAADLRQLAQREREALRAGEQSTAIRFSADFHTRLARIAGNATLADFVERLCFRSSLILAVYGNPGHLGCESHDHEDLIGYLEDRNGERATAFMSRHLKAIEASLSILEEEDEAPDLQRIFGA, from the coding sequence ATGAACCAGCGTCAGGAGGCCCCGAGCCGCCGCGGCAAGAATGGCGACGGCGCCGAGCGCCACGCGACGATCCACCGGGCGATCAGCGATGCCATCATCGAGCACCGTCTCAAGCCCGGTGCGCGCCTACGCGAGGATGCCCTGGCCGAGGTGTTCGGCGTCAGCCGCACCGGCATCCGCAAGATCCTGCAGCGTCTGGCGTTGGAGCAGCTGGTCACCCTCACGCCGCGGCGCGGTGCCAGCGTCACGCGACCCACCGCCGAGGAGGCCAGAGACGTCTTCGATGCTCGCCAGATGGTGGAGTGTGGGCTGATGCCTGAAGTGGCGCGACGCATTACTGTCGACGAGGCCGCCGACCTGCGTCAGCTGGCCCAGCGAGAACGGGAGGCACTGCGGGCCGGCGAGCAGAGTACTGCCATTCGATTCTCCGCCGACTTCCACACCCGCCTGGCGCGTATCGCCGGCAACGCCACCCTGGCCGATTTCGTCGAGCGGCTGTGCTTTCGCTCTTCCCTGATCCTGGCGGTCTATGGCAACCCAGGCCATCTGGGGTGTGAATCCCATGATCACGAGGACCTGATCGGTTACCTGGAGGATCGCAACGGCGAGCGTGCGACGGCCTTCATGAGCCGGCATCTCAAGGCGATCGAGGCGTCGCTGTCGATCCTCGAGGAGGAGGACGAGGCGCCCGACCTGCAGCGCATCTTCGGCGCTTGA
- a CDS encoding urate hydroxylase PuuD, which translates to MQAYLLDFGNFMLRWLHVIAAIAWIGESIYFVMLDNGLRTPRAAEERDKGVFGEMWAVHGGGFYHNQKYATAPAKLPEDLHWSFWKAYTTWLSGFALFVLLYMASPSFYLVNPNASWGWAANMSGWQANVVTLLFLLGGWVLYNELCKRISPNMTRDGVLSVAVAVMMVVVSYLSTQIFSGRAAFLLTGAVMATAMSANVFFWIIPGQRRMVKAMKAGEAPNPLDGKRGKQRSVHNTYFTLPVVLLMISNHYSFAYSHEHAWVVMSLFIFAGALIRQFFVLMHAGKIQPAYPVAGTALIAVAFWIAMPSVGGNAGQAQVPVSVGMAEVQPIIESRCVACHASEPTQQGFNAPPAGLAYDTHEQILQQRHKIQEVVASGYMPLGNITGMTEEERDTIATWSP; encoded by the coding sequence ATGCAAGCCTACCTGCTGGATTTCGGGAACTTCATGCTGCGCTGGCTGCATGTCATCGCGGCCATCGCCTGGATCGGCGAGTCCATCTACTTCGTGATGCTGGACAACGGCCTGCGCACGCCCAGGGCGGCAGAGGAGCGCGACAAGGGTGTATTTGGCGAGATGTGGGCGGTTCACGGCGGTGGCTTCTACCACAACCAGAAGTACGCCACGGCGCCGGCCAAGCTTCCCGAGGACCTGCACTGGTCGTTCTGGAAGGCCTATACCACCTGGCTGTCGGGCTTTGCGCTGTTCGTTCTGCTGTACATGGCCAGCCCCAGCTTCTACCTGGTCAACCCTAATGCCAGCTGGGGCTGGGCCGCCAACATGAGCGGTTGGCAGGCCAACGTGGTGACGCTGCTGTTCCTGCTCGGCGGCTGGGTGCTCTATAACGAGCTGTGCAAGCGCATCAGTCCCAACATGACGCGTGATGGCGTCCTCAGTGTCGCGGTGGCGGTGATGATGGTGGTGGTCTCCTACCTGAGCACCCAGATCTTCTCCGGCCGTGCGGCCTTCCTGCTCACCGGCGCGGTGATGGCCACCGCCATGTCGGCCAATGTGTTCTTCTGGATCATTCCCGGTCAGCGCCGCATGGTGAAGGCGATGAAGGCCGGCGAGGCACCCAACCCGCTGGACGGCAAGCGCGGTAAGCAGCGTTCGGTCCACAACACCTATTTCACCCTGCCGGTGGTGTTGCTGATGATCAGCAACCACTACTCCTTCGCCTACTCCCACGAGCATGCATGGGTGGTCATGTCGTTGTTCATCTTCGCCGGCGCCCTGATCCGCCAGTTCTTCGTGCTGATGCACGCCGGCAAGATCCAGCCGGCTTATCCGGTGGCCGGCACCGCGCTGATCGCGGTGGCCTTCTGGATCGCCATGCCCAGCGTCGGTGGCAACGCCGGGCAGGCCCAGGTGCCGGTTTCCGTCGGCATGGCCGAGGTGCAGCCGATCATCGAGAGCCGCTGCGTCGCCTGCCATGCCAGCGAGCCCACCCAGCAGGGTTTCAATGCGCCGCCCGCGGGCCTGGCCTACGACACCCACGAGCAGATCCTGCAGCAGAGGCACAAGATCCAGGAGGTCGTGGCGAGCGGCTACATGCCGCTGGGCAATATCACCGGCATGACCGAGGAGGAGCGCGATACCATCGCCACCTGGTCCCCCTGA
- the uraH gene encoding hydroxyisourate hydrolase: MGRLTTHVLDTAQGCPGEGIRIEVYRLERGQRIRLKEVVTNADGRCEAPILEGEAFATGQYELVFHAGDYLSAQGVVAEEPRFLDVIPLRFGVADAGAHYHVPLLLSPYGYSTYRGS; encoded by the coding sequence ATGGGACGCCTGACCACCCACGTACTCGATACCGCCCAGGGGTGCCCGGGCGAGGGCATCCGCATCGAGGTCTACCGCCTGGAGAGAGGGCAGCGCATCCGCCTGAAGGAAGTGGTGACCAACGCCGACGGTCGCTGCGAGGCGCCGATCCTCGAGGGCGAGGCGTTTGCCACCGGCCAGTACGAGCTGGTCTTTCATGCCGGCGACTACCTGAGTGCACAGGGCGTAGTGGCCGAGGAGCCGCGCTTCCTGGATGTCATCCCGTTGCGCTTCGGCGTGGCCGATGCCGGCGCGCACTATCATGTACCGCTGCTGCTCTCGCCCTATGGCTATTCCACCTATCGCGGCAGCTGA
- the uraD gene encoding 2-oxo-4-hydroxy-4-carboxy-5-ureidoimidazoline decarboxylase, with product MSDSTLSPPPSQLDQAAFVAAYGEIYEHSPWVAELAWEQGLGPAHDSPAGLAEAMSAVLTGAPAERQLDVIRAHPDLAGKAAIAGELTDDSTREQAGAGLDQCLPEEMARFERLNAAYKAKFGFPFVMAVKGSDRYAILDAFETRLENTPAEERRTAVAQINRIARFRLEARANTRQ from the coding sequence ATGAGCGACAGCACCCTGAGCCCACCCCCCAGTCAGCTGGATCAGGCCGCCTTCGTGGCTGCCTATGGCGAGATCTACGAGCACTCCCCTTGGGTGGCCGAGCTGGCCTGGGAACAGGGGCTGGGCCCCGCGCATGACTCCCCGGCGGGCCTGGCCGAGGCGATGAGCGCCGTACTCACCGGCGCCCCGGCCGAGCGCCAGTTGGACGTGATCCGCGCCCACCCCGACCTGGCCGGCAAGGCGGCCATCGCCGGCGAGCTCACCGACGACTCCACCCGGGAGCAGGCCGGCGCCGGCCTCGACCAGTGTTTGCCGGAAGAGATGGCACGCTTCGAGCGGCTCAATGCCGCCTATAAGGCGAAGTTCGGCTTCCCCTTCGTGATGGCGGTCAAGGGCAGCGACCGCTACGCCATTCTCGACGCCTTCGAGACGCGCCTGGAGAACACCCCGGCCGAGGAGCGCCGTACGGCAGTGGCGCAGATCAACCGCATTGCCCGCTTCCGCCTGGAGGCCAGGGCCAACACCAGGCAGTGA
- a CDS encoding phosphoribosyltransferase family protein gives MFRHRLEAAERLAERLGHLAGQHPLVLAIPRGGVPMGRVIADALEGELDVVLVRKIGAPGNPEYAIGAVSEDGSVHLEETAGEYPGDWIAREVERQQALIGERRRRYTPVRSPIDPSGHTVVVVDDGSATGATMAAALTALRQRGPARLIAALGVAPPDTLARLKALADEVVCGEVPERFGSVGRFFADFDQVSDDDVVRLLGAGPGGRPAG, from the coding sequence ATGTTTCGACACCGCCTTGAGGCGGCCGAGCGTTTGGCCGAACGCCTGGGCCATCTGGCCGGCCAGCACCCGCTGGTGCTGGCCATACCCCGTGGCGGGGTGCCCATGGGCCGGGTCATCGCCGACGCCCTCGAGGGCGAGCTGGACGTGGTACTGGTACGCAAGATCGGTGCCCCCGGCAATCCGGAATACGCCATCGGCGCGGTGAGCGAGGACGGCAGCGTGCACCTGGAGGAGACGGCAGGGGAATACCCCGGCGACTGGATTGCCCGCGAGGTGGAGAGGCAACAGGCGCTGATCGGCGAGCGCCGCCGACGCTATACGCCGGTGCGCTCGCCGATCGACCCGTCCGGGCACACCGTGGTGGTGGTGGACGACGGCAGTGCCACCGGGGCGACCATGGCCGCGGCCCTGACGGCCCTGCGCCAGCGCGGGCCGGCACGCCTGATTGCCGCCCTGGGGGTGGCCCCGCCGGACACCCTGGCACGCCTGAAGGCCCTGGCCGACGAAGTGGTCTGCGGCGAGGTCCCCGAGCGCTTCGGTTCCGTAGGCCGGTTCTTCGCCGACTTCGACCAGGTCAGCGATGACGACGTGGTGCGGCTGCTCGGGGCAGGCCCCGGCGGTCGCCCGGCAGGGTAA
- a CDS encoding glutathione S-transferase family protein yields the protein MTRVLYDLCGVDEGLRFSPYCWRVRYALAHKGLEVETRPWRFTDKAALAFADHDKVPVLVDGETVVTDSYEILRYLDRAYPEAPLLGDDLAEGRARFLRHYAERTLQPAIMRTIIMDLFNAIHPDDRAYFRESREQRFGRTLEEFHSPSKGLSQLDAGLEPLRGRLKEATFLDGDAPAGADYLVFGCFMWARCVSSADLVSNADPVHAWIERMLDQHDGLGRRALRITDVEGAYR from the coding sequence ATGACACGAGTGCTCTATGACCTGTGTGGCGTCGACGAGGGGCTGCGCTTCTCGCCCTACTGCTGGCGCGTGCGCTACGCCCTGGCCCACAAGGGGCTGGAGGTGGAGACCCGCCCCTGGCGTTTCACCGACAAGGCGGCACTGGCCTTTGCGGACCATGACAAGGTGCCGGTGCTGGTCGACGGCGAGACGGTGGTCACCGACAGCTACGAGATCCTGCGCTACCTGGATCGTGCCTACCCCGAGGCGCCACTGCTGGGCGACGACCTGGCCGAGGGGCGCGCGCGCTTCCTGCGCCACTATGCCGAGCGCACCCTGCAGCCGGCCATCATGCGCACCATCATCATGGACCTGTTCAACGCCATCCACCCCGACGATCGGGCCTACTTCCGCGAGAGCCGCGAGCAGCGCTTCGGCCGCACCCTGGAGGAGTTCCACTCGCCGTCGAAGGGGCTCTCCCAGCTGGATGCCGGCCTCGAGCCGCTGCGCGGCCGGCTCAAGGAGGCGACGTTCCTGGACGGTGACGCCCCGGCCGGTGCCGACTACCTGGTCTTCGGCTGCTTCATGTGGGCCCGCTGCGTCTCCAGCGCCGACCTGGTCTCCAACGCCGACCCGGTACACGCCTGGATCGAGCGCATGCTCGATCAGCACGACGGGCTGGGGCGGCGGGCGCTGCGCATCACCGACGTCGAAGGAGCCTATCGCTGA
- a CDS encoding L-lactate permease: protein MNDTLLALLAFVPLVLAGVLLIGLRMAAKTAMPIVFVVTVIIGLFAWEMSATRVLASTLQGLILTVSILWIIFGAILLLNTLKHSGGIKAIRNGFSGISPDRRVQAIIVAWLFGCFIEGASGFGTPAAVAAPLMVALGFPALAAVVVGMMIQSTPVSFGAVGTPIVVGVSGGLDRAGITETLEAGGAGWMEYFRLIAGEVAVIHGIVGILMPLIMVVIMVRFFGANRSWKEGLSIAPFAIFAGISFVVPYMLAGVLLGPEFPSMIGAMVGLAIVVPAARRGFLIPRDNWDFPESSAWPDQWIGKLEIKLDDVTGKAPISTLMGWVPYVLLAVILVASRTIEPFKNALTSFAFGWSDILGEAGVSGSIQPLYLPGGILLMVVLLTALLHRMRLGELKAAFGESTRTIFGAGFVLIFTIPMVRILINSGVNAADLVSMPVAMAQLVADSVGGVYPFFAPAVGALGAFIAGSNTVSNLMLSDFQFNVAQQLGLSTAFMVSLQAVGAAAGNMIAIHNVVAASATVGLLGREGETIRKTILPTIYYLVFTGIIALVAFYVLGISDPLLGLG, encoded by the coding sequence ATGAATGACACCCTCCTTGCACTGCTGGCCTTCGTGCCCCTGGTGCTGGCCGGTGTGCTGCTGATCGGTCTGCGCATGGCGGCCAAGACCGCCATGCCCATCGTGTTCGTGGTCACCGTCATCATCGGCCTGTTCGCCTGGGAGATGAGCGCCACCCGCGTGCTGGCCTCCACCCTGCAGGGCCTGATCCTCACGGTCTCGATCCTGTGGATCATCTTCGGTGCCATCCTGCTGCTCAACACCCTGAAGCACTCCGGCGGCATCAAGGCGATCCGCAACGGCTTCTCCGGCATCAGCCCTGACCGCCGCGTGCAGGCGATCATCGTCGCCTGGCTGTTCGGCTGCTTCATCGAGGGCGCCTCTGGCTTCGGCACCCCCGCCGCCGTGGCCGCCCCGCTGATGGTGGCGCTGGGCTTCCCGGCGCTGGCCGCCGTGGTGGTGGGCATGATGATCCAGTCCACCCCGGTCTCCTTCGGCGCGGTCGGCACGCCCATCGTGGTCGGTGTCTCCGGCGGCCTGGACCGCGCCGGCATCACCGAGACCCTGGAGGCCGGTGGCGCCGGGTGGATGGAGTACTTCCGCCTGATCGCCGGTGAGGTCGCGGTGATCCACGGCATCGTCGGCATCCTGATGCCGCTGATCATGGTGGTGATCATGGTGCGTTTCTTCGGCGCCAACCGCTCCTGGAAGGAGGGGCTCTCCATCGCCCCCTTCGCGATCTTCGCCGGCATCAGCTTCGTGGTGCCCTATATGCTGGCCGGTGTACTGCTGGGGCCGGAGTTCCCGTCGATGATCGGCGCCATGGTCGGCCTGGCCATCGTCGTGCCGGCGGCCCGCCGCGGCTTCCTGATTCCCAGGGACAACTGGGACTTCCCCGAGTCCTCTGCCTGGCCCGACCAGTGGATCGGCAAGCTCGAGATCAAGCTGGACGATGTCACCGGCAAGGCACCGATCTCCACCCTGATGGGCTGGGTCCCCTACGTGCTGCTGGCGGTGATCCTGGTCGCCTCGCGCACCATCGAGCCGTTCAAGAATGCGCTGACCTCCTTCGCCTTCGGCTGGAGTGACATCCTGGGTGAAGCCGGCGTCTCCGGCAGCATCCAGCCGCTCTACCTGCCCGGCGGTATCCTGCTGATGGTGGTACTGCTCACCGCCCTGCTCCACCGCATGCGCCTGGGTGAGCTCAAGGCGGCCTTCGGCGAGTCCACCCGCACCATCTTCGGCGCCGGCTTCGTGCTGATCTTCACCATTCCCATGGTGCGGATCCTGATCAACTCCGGCGTCAATGCCGCCGACCTGGTCTCCATGCCGGTGGCCATGGCACAGCTGGTGGCCGACAGCGTGGGCGGAGTCTATCCGTTCTTCGCCCCGGCCGTGGGTGCCCTGGGGGCCTTCATCGCCGGCTCCAACACGGTCTCCAACCTGATGCTGTCCGACTTCCAGTTCAACGTGGCGCAGCAGCTCGGTCTCTCCACCGCCTTCATGGTGTCGCTGCAGGCCGTGGGGGCCGCGGCGGGCAACATGATCGCCATCCACAACGTGGTAGCAGCCTCGGCCACCGTGGGTCTGCTCGGTCGCGAGGGCGAGACCATCCGCAAGACGATCCTGCCGACGATCTATTACCTCGTCTTCACCGGGATCATCGCGCTGGTGGCCTTCTATGTGCTGGGCATCAGCGACCCGCTGCTCGGCCTCGGCTGA
- the glcC gene encoding transcriptional regulator GlcC yields the protein MLSTPDEPFSGQRTPEGVAARLERLILDGIFRTGQLLPSERRLCERLGVSRASLREGLRILRSKGIIETRQGRGSTVASLLPAREQSPLMHLFRDHPRTLFDLLEVRALLEGESARLAASRGNPADRVLITRRYREMADYVASADPIDVERLARLDHAFHLAISQASHNPVLVHTLQSLTDLLLSSVFASVKNLYHRPEPREMINRQHARLHDAVVKGKPQLAQRVALEHLNGLGEALREIEAEDERLERSAMRLEGWE from the coding sequence ATGTTGTCGACCCCCGATGAACCCTTCAGCGGCCAGCGCACCCCGGAAGGGGTCGCCGCTCGCCTCGAGCGGCTGATCCTCGACGGTATCTTTCGCACCGGGCAGCTGCTGCCCTCGGAGCGGCGACTGTGCGAGAGGCTGGGGGTGTCGCGCGCCTCGTTGCGCGAGGGCCTGCGCATCCTGCGCAGCAAGGGCATCATCGAGACCCGGCAGGGAAGAGGTTCCACGGTGGCCTCGCTGCTGCCGGCCCGGGAGCAGAGCCCGTTGATGCACCTCTTCCGCGACCACCCGCGCACCCTGTTCGACCTGCTCGAGGTGCGTGCCCTGCTCGAGGGCGAGTCGGCGCGGCTGGCCGCCAGCCGCGGCAATCCGGCGGACCGGGTGCTGATCACGCGGCGCTATCGCGAGATGGCCGACTACGTGGCAAGCGCCGACCCCATCGACGTCGAGCGCCTGGCGCGCCTCGACCACGCCTTCCATCTGGCGATCTCTCAGGCCTCCCACAACCCGGTGCTGGTGCATACCCTGCAGAGCCTTACCGACCTGCTGCTGAGCTCGGTGTTCGCCTCGGTGAAGAACCTCTATCACCGCCCGGAGCCCCGGGAGATGATCAATCGCCAGCACGCCAGGCTTCACGACGCCGTGGTCAAGGGCAAGCCGCAGCTGGCCCAGCGCGTGGCGCTGGAGCATCTCAATGGCCTCGGCGAGGCGCTGCGCGAGATCGAGGCGGAGGATGAGCGCCTGGAGCGCTCGGCGATGCGCCTGGAGGGGTGGGAGTAG